The proteins below are encoded in one region of Blastocatellia bacterium:
- a CDS encoding HYR domain-containing protein — protein sequence MTRLYFRIAICLGLVLPLACLWVFERGHVVASAAAPPTTSLYIELDGGPSPVQAGSDITYTMVFGNNGPDGAANATLSAAVPAHTTFVSILGPESWTCTTPMVGGTGTILCSKSSMDTGETAEFTIVVNVNPGTPGGTVIPFTVNVNSDTPDSDTSNNSGTVSVVVEGNPCMITCPADITAPASAIQCGAKVDYTVPSSTSDCGSVTCTPGPGSFFPRGSTTVTCHLSPATLAANAASPNDCAFVVNVVDQTPPGIRCPGSITTGAARGQNTAVVDYPIATASDACGVADVVCLPPSGSTFALGTSTVTCTARDVANNRTTCVFTVTVTDREAPAISCPADISIAFDGTGTSFVVNYPAPTVSDNQPGVTATCAPPSGSAFPLGVTTVTCAAVDTAGNRSTCSFKVTVSGGAPSLDVIIPTGQPNLAFTPTPVRRKHRANGPCAAFTVANNGFSRVVLSLDAILRTGSDVTSGRISDPREGDTYQLSLINADGSERALSLGDTVAIAAGGRANFCLRFSPAIPALAGSTTGLSAPQAIPDLVTSRVVFGVAGGGTISVNVNARADTALHLINPNNPRKPASFSFTKSGDKFTVIFTVYDSNLDVNRARYEFLDSSGTVIAGPFDVDLTQVIRDRNLVRGQSFTVSQDFSGADSNPNISAVRVTVFDGETSEASPTISLGTAASAGFQTASRRRFAAVTPPPVRLDSKRP from the coding sequence GTGACCAGGCTTTATTTCCGCATCGCCATCTGCCTCGGGCTGGTGTTGCCGCTGGCCTGCCTCTGGGTGTTCGAGCGCGGCCATGTCGTGGCCAGCGCCGCCGCGCCGCCGACGACCAGCCTTTATATCGAGCTTGATGGCGGGCCGAGCCCCGTGCAGGCGGGCAGCGACATCACTTATACAATGGTGTTTGGTAACAACGGCCCGGACGGCGCGGCCAACGCGACGCTCTCGGCGGCGGTGCCGGCGCACACGACCTTCGTTTCCATCCTGGGGCCGGAAAGTTGGACATGCACGACGCCGATGGTCGGCGGGACCGGCACCATCCTTTGCTCAAAGTCCTCGATGGATACCGGCGAGACCGCCGAGTTCACGATTGTCGTCAACGTCAACCCCGGCACGCCGGGCGGCACAGTCATCCCCTTTACGGTGAATGTAAATTCCGACACGCCGGACTCGGATACGTCGAACAACTCGGGGACCGTTTCAGTAGTGGTCGAAGGCAATCCCTGCATGATTACCTGCCCTGCCGACATCACTGCGCCGGCGAGCGCCATACAATGCGGCGCTAAGGTCGATTACACGGTGCCGTCGTCTACCAGCGATTGCGGCTCCGTGACCTGCACGCCTGGGCCCGGCAGCTTCTTTCCGCGCGGCTCGACCACCGTCACCTGTCACCTATCGCCGGCGACGCTGGCTGCCAATGCTGCGTCGCCCAACGACTGCGCGTTCGTCGTGAACGTCGTCGATCAGACGCCGCCGGGGATTCGCTGCCCGGGCAGCATCACAACCGGAGCAGCACGTGGCCAGAATACCGCCGTCGTAGATTATCCCATCGCCACGGCAAGCGATGCCTGTGGCGTCGCCGATGTCGTCTGCCTGCCGCCGTCGGGCTCGACCTTTGCGCTCGGCACTTCGACAGTCACCTGCACCGCGAGAGATGTAGCGAATAACCGAACAACATGCGTTTTCACTGTGACCGTCACCGACCGGGAAGCGCCGGCGATTAGTTGCCCCGCTGACATTTCAATAGCATTTGACGGGACAGGCACCTCCTTTGTGGTGAATTATCCGGCGCCGACCGTGAGCGACAACCAGCCGGGCGTCACGGCCACCTGCGCGCCGCCGTCGGGCTCGGCCTTCCCGCTCGGCGTCACGACCGTCACCTGCGCCGCCGTTGACACGGCGGGCAATCGCTCGACTTGCAGCTTCAAGGTCACGGTGTCGGGTGGAGCGCCCAGTCTGGATGTCATCATCCCAACGGGCCAGCCCAACCTGGCCTTCACGCCGACGCCGGTCAGGCGCAAGCACCGCGCCAACGGCCCCTGCGCCGCGTTTACCGTCGCCAACAACGGATTTAGCCGCGTCGTGCTATCGTTAGACGCCATCCTGCGAACCGGCAGCGACGTGACCAGCGGGCGCATCAGCGATCCGCGAGAAGGTGATACCTATCAGTTGAGCCTCATCAACGCGGACGGCAGCGAACGCGCGTTGAGCCTCGGCGACACGGTGGCCATAGCCGCGGGCGGGCGGGCGAATTTCTGCCTGCGCTTCAGTCCGGCGATCCCTGCGCTCGCCGGCAGCACCACGGGCTTGAGCGCGCCACAGGCCATCCCTGATCTAGTCACCTCGCGCGTCGTCTTCGGCGTTGCCGGCGGCGGCACGATTTCAGTCAACGTCAATGCCAGGGCTGACACGGCGCTGCACCTGATTAATCCGAACAACCCGCGCAAGCCGGCGAGCTTCTCGTTCACGAAATCGGGCGACAAGTTTACAGTGATCTTTACCGTCTACGATTCGAACCTCGACGTTAACCGCGCCCGCTATGAATTCCTCGATTCCAGCGGCACGGTCATCGCCGGGCCATTCGACGTTGATCTGACGCAGGTGATTCGCGACCGCAATCTGGTGCGCGGCCAGAGCTTCACGGTGTCGCAAGACTTCAGCGGCGCTGACAGCAATCCCAATATCAGCGCCGTCCGCGTCACCGTTTTTGACGGCGAGACGAGTGAAGCGTCGCCAACAATCTCGCTCGGCACAGCGGCCAGTGCCGGCTTTCAGACGGCCAGCCGACGGCGCTTTGCAGCGGTCACGCCGCCGCCTGTGCGGCTCGATTCCAAACGGCCCTAG
- a CDS encoding choice-of-anchor D domain-containing protein codes for MQSFKAAADRCHLNKLPLIRALLLALLVTAPLVAPRHQQAQDDCTPTQAEGCYTQAKRDIAFLIDASGSIEQRGQTYNIQVEGVRRAISDPTVIPRDGSVAVAVIVFNEAAQVFVPLTEVNSEAAAQQIAKAVETLKCSNIHSHQFPCPFGSTFYAPAIQAADIHLSRARSENPKPGVRRVFVLSSDGLPDDLGAAIRQVELARIAATEAAIPFELDFIVVGEDQQSPTYQTALGTANELVTPKPVDDLPGKTFVITAGSANLEGASPTDKDVSRQANDFSETIRAIVRGQVAAIQSVVTTEIDTAPGTAIGNNGSVSLRQAIERANCNGGAATITFAAALNNKTIKLQSPLQITAPEVTIIGCTGDNCQPTVTLDGSGQVKDGIVIRSNRVTVRGLKIINFTRAGVVIGASCPRDSVGHNLIELNVIEGSPTGILVLGETNVQNRLSRNAISRPTPSADAAATALLDLNGDGPTPNDDDDSDSGPNTLLNFPDAMQITAQGDTVTVMGELDNPPATGATVEIFAVTRFHVVNNRLVVDGVTYLGQATVNGAGEFTASGLAPSPTGVYTATVTDHLNDSPPDHSANTSELMIDTADAQLPHPIANVSGAVAFGDVNLNTATTRPVTIDNPGAAPLTVSGCTIGRCADATTDNRDRFSVTNCPTTKINPGQSATINVTVNATACGPLAACLLLQTDDPRRPQVAVPLTANGTSPARAVVADGVTQLKFKRQPPRGAPVANPLTKSFTVTNAGCQFLTLTSATLTRNGQVDDGNAFVITVQGSQSGFPVTLGAGQSVTINVSFNPVIPRVATGQVRPRDLLPASFTDVLTINTSAGSPVTINLIASVKPRIHLINPTDPNAAPVVTLCQSGDQFIVTFSAYDPNTNLTRAVYQFKDSSGRNVGAPITVDNLGSVLQQQGIQQGQSFTLVQRFNGANDNRNVATVEVTIFDEESSDTATSTVIGSNCGSAAAQSRRVVPGTVPALVTDSTRKRRR; via the coding sequence ATGCAATCATTCAAAGCGGCGGCTGACCGCTGTCATCTCAACAAACTTCCGTTAATTCGAGCGCTGCTGCTCGCTTTGCTGGTCACCGCGCCGCTTGTCGCGCCGCGCCATCAGCAAGCGCAGGACGATTGCACGCCGACGCAGGCGGAAGGCTGCTACACGCAGGCCAAACGCGACATCGCTTTTCTGATCGATGCCTCGGGCAGCATCGAGCAACGCGGCCAGACTTATAACATTCAAGTCGAAGGCGTGCGCCGCGCCATCAGCGACCCGACGGTTATTCCGCGTGACGGCTCGGTGGCGGTCGCCGTCATCGTCTTCAATGAAGCGGCGCAGGTCTTCGTGCCGCTCACCGAAGTCAACAGCGAAGCGGCCGCCCAGCAAATCGCCAAGGCGGTCGAAACCCTGAAATGCTCGAACATTCACAGCCACCAGTTCCCTTGCCCGTTCGGCTCGACCTTTTACGCGCCGGCCATCCAGGCCGCCGACATTCACCTGAGCCGCGCCCGCAGCGAAAACCCGAAGCCCGGCGTCCGCCGCGTCTTCGTCCTGTCGAGCGATGGCTTGCCCGACGACCTCGGCGCCGCCATCCGACAGGTCGAGCTGGCGCGCATCGCTGCGACCGAAGCCGCCATTCCTTTCGAGCTTGATTTCATTGTCGTCGGCGAAGATCAGCAATCGCCGACCTACCAGACGGCGCTCGGCACCGCTAACGAGCTGGTCACGCCGAAGCCCGTTGACGATTTGCCCGGTAAGACTTTCGTCATCACCGCCGGCAGCGCCAACCTCGAAGGCGCAAGCCCGACCGACAAGGACGTCAGCCGGCAGGCGAACGATTTCTCTGAAACGATCCGTGCCATCGTGCGCGGCCAGGTGGCGGCGATTCAATCGGTGGTCACTACAGAGATAGACACCGCGCCCGGCACCGCCATCGGCAATAACGGCAGCGTATCGCTGCGCCAGGCGATTGAGCGGGCGAACTGTAACGGCGGCGCCGCCACCATCACCTTTGCCGCCGCGCTGAATAACAAGACCATCAAGCTGCAATCGCCGTTGCAGATCACCGCGCCCGAAGTGACGATTATCGGCTGCACGGGCGACAACTGCCAGCCGACCGTAACCCTGGATGGCAGCGGGCAGGTCAAGGACGGCATCGTCATTCGCTCGAACCGCGTCACGGTTCGCGGCTTGAAGATCATCAACTTCACACGCGCCGGCGTGGTCATCGGCGCGAGCTGTCCACGCGACAGCGTCGGCCACAACCTGATCGAGCTGAACGTCATCGAAGGCAGCCCGACAGGCATCCTCGTGCTTGGCGAAACCAACGTGCAGAATCGCCTGTCGCGCAATGCCATCTCGCGCCCGACGCCTTCAGCCGACGCGGCAGCTACCGCCTTGCTCGATCTCAACGGCGATGGCCCGACGCCCAACGATGACGATGACAGCGACAGCGGCCCGAATACGCTGTTGAACTTCCCGGACGCCATGCAGATTACGGCGCAGGGCGACACCGTCACCGTGATGGGCGAGCTAGACAATCCGCCGGCCACCGGCGCGACCGTCGAGATATTCGCGGTCACGCGCTTTCATGTCGTCAACAACCGCCTCGTCGTTGACGGCGTCACTTATCTCGGTCAGGCAACGGTGAATGGCGCGGGCGAGTTTACGGCAAGCGGCCTTGCGCCCTCGCCAACCGGCGTCTACACGGCGACCGTCACCGACCACTTGAATGACAGCCCGCCGGATCACTCGGCGAACACCTCTGAGCTGATGATCGATACCGCCGACGCGCAGCTGCCGCACCCGATTGCCAACGTCAGCGGCGCGGTCGCCTTTGGCGATGTCAACTTGAACACAGCGACGACCAGACCGGTGACGATTGATAATCCGGGCGCGGCGCCGCTGACCGTCAGCGGTTGCACGATAGGCCGTTGCGCCGACGCCACGACAGACAATCGCGACCGCTTCTCTGTGACCAACTGCCCGACGACGAAGATCAACCCCGGCCAGTCGGCGACAATCAATGTCACGGTCAATGCCACGGCGTGCGGGCCGCTCGCGGCCTGCCTGCTGTTGCAGACCGATGACCCGCGCCGCCCGCAGGTCGCCGTTCCCCTGACCGCTAACGGCACGTCGCCTGCCCGCGCGGTCGTCGCTGACGGCGTCACGCAGTTGAAGTTCAAGCGCCAGCCGCCACGCGGCGCGCCGGTCGCGAACCCGCTGACTAAATCATTCACGGTCACCAACGCCGGCTGCCAATTCCTGACGCTCACTTCGGCGACGCTGACGCGCAATGGGCAGGTAGACGATGGCAACGCCTTCGTCATCACCGTGCAGGGCTCGCAGTCGGGCTTCCCTGTGACGCTCGGCGCGGGCCAGTCGGTAACGATCAATGTCAGCTTCAATCCGGTCATCCCGCGCGTTGCCACAGGGCAAGTGCGGCCACGCGACCTGCTGCCCGCCAGCTTCACCGATGTCTTGACGATCAACACCAGCGCCGGCAGCCCCGTGACGATCAACTTGATCGCCAGCGTCAAACCGCGCATCCATTTAATCAATCCGACCGACCCGAACGCCGCGCCGGTCGTGACGCTCTGCCAATCGGGCGACCAATTCATCGTGACCTTTTCGGCCTACGACCCGAACACCAACCTGACCCGCGCCGTCTATCAGTTCAAGGACAGCTCGGGCCGCAATGTCGGCGCGCCCATAACGGTTGATAATCTCGGCTCGGTGTTGCAGCAGCAGGGCATCCAGCAAGGTCAGAGCTTCACCCTGGTGCAGCGCTTCAACGGGGCGAACGACAACCGCAACGTCGCGACCGTCGAAGTCACCATCTTTGACGAGGAGAGCAGCGACACGGCGACCTCGACGGTAATCGGCTCGAACTGCGGCAGCGCGGCGGCGCAATCCCGCCGCGTCGTGCCGGGGACGGTGCCGGCCCTGGTGACCGATAGTACGCGAAAGCGCCGTCGTTAG
- a CDS encoding trypsin-like peptidase domain-containing protein — translation MAFPFARRRRVIVLAFALMSLCDVAAFAQRPGGPPAPRKSAPMPPAARARVRRAAEAVGLIFVRNLSDNPRPRPRGSGVIIRSDGILVTNFHVVSETATKQLFDELYLALGDEAATAGQPQYRLEPLMVNRAYDLALLRIRPASPTAKALTLPAVELGDSQAVRLLDDLIIIGYPEKGGSSVTLSTGVIEGRDRLGNWIKTDARVIHGNSGGAAVSPEGKLIGIPTKVEADMQEIDKDGDGFPDTQRTYGAVGFLRPVNLVAAMLAEADLHNTQRTLNAPAPAAAAPLALNVRGVVRNQTTGKLIAGALVGLLPVGTERITEDTLLAWGSANAEGEFKLNRPVPPGHYTLKAKALGYAPYSRDIEIKAGVSDLLVELREPAK, via the coding sequence ATGGCTTTTCCTTTCGCTAGACGCCGCCGCGTGATCGTGCTGGCCTTCGCCCTGATGAGCCTGTGCGACGTGGCGGCGTTTGCGCAAAGGCCGGGCGGGCCGCCTGCGCCACGCAAGAGCGCGCCGATGCCGCCCGCCGCCCGCGCCCGCGTGCGCCGCGCCGCCGAAGCCGTCGGCCTGATCTTTGTCCGCAACCTAAGCGACAACCCGCGCCCGCGCCCGCGCGGCTCTGGGGTTATCATCCGCAGCGACGGCATTCTCGTCACCAACTTTCATGTCGTCAGCGAAACCGCCACCAAACAACTCTTCGATGAATTGTATCTGGCGCTCGGCGACGAAGCCGCGACCGCCGGCCAGCCGCAATACCGCCTCGAACCGCTGATGGTGAATCGCGCCTACGACCTCGCTTTGCTGCGCATTCGCCCCGCCAGCCCGACCGCCAAAGCCTTAACCCTGCCCGCGGTCGAGTTGGGGGATTCGCAAGCCGTGCGCTTGCTCGACGATCTCATCATCATCGGCTATCCCGAAAAGGGCGGCTCCAGCGTCACGCTCAGCACAGGCGTCATCGAAGGCCGCGACCGTCTCGGCAACTGGATCAAGACCGACGCTCGCGTTATTCACGGCAACAGCGGCGGCGCGGCGGTCAGCCCTGAAGGCAAGCTCATCGGCATCCCTACGAAAGTCGAGGCCGACATGCAGGAGATCGATAAAGACGGCGACGGCTTCCCGGATACGCAGCGCACCTATGGCGCGGTCGGCTTCCTGCGCCCCGTGAACCTGGTCGCTGCCATGCTTGCCGAAGCCGATCTGCATAACACGCAACGCACGCTCAACGCGCCGGCGCCTGCCGCCGCCGCGCCTCTGGCGCTCAATGTGCGCGGCGTGGTCCGCAACCAGACGACCGGCAAGCTGATTGCCGGGGCGCTGGTCGGCTTGCTGCCCGTGGGCACAGAGCGCATCACCGAAGACACACTGCTCGCATGGGGCTCGGCCAATGCCGAAGGCGAATTCAAGCTCAATCGCCCGGTGCCACCCGGCCATTACACCCTCAAGGCCAAGGCCCTCGGCTATGCGCCCTATTCGCGCGACATCGAGATCAAGGCCGGCGTCAGCGACCTGCTGGTCGAGCTTCGCGAACCGGCGAAATGA
- a CDS encoding S9 family peptidase: MKTLARITIAFVACAAVAYAQTNWTPELQLKVKAVGAPRVSPDGRRVVYTVNEAVMTADRSEFVSQIWMATTDGKENVQITFGDKSSSNPKWSPDGNWIAFTSSRKDNKENLYLLRAGGGEAEPLTDIKSGVADFEWSPDGRWIAYVMTDPKTEEEEKNDKGKNDFRWVNENVKMARLYVIPVARDADGKRTPRRLTTEDYTVSGMDWSPDGSRIIFSHTRSQVANDWTTADVSTVEVASGKVTLFAGTPAAESAPTFSPDGQSIAIVVSDNPPRWSGSNRIEIFPAGGGQPKALTASLDGQPNIAGWSADGKRIYFSEAKGTGTQVYAIDVATNRIEEIKATPAVYGALNLNRSGSMFGFVRQTPDAPPEAFVASITNFAPTQVSRANADLKLPPLGRTEVIRWKSADGKEIEGLLTYPVGYQSGQKVPLILNIHGGPAGVFQQTFIGGRGVYPLATFAARGYAILRPNPRGSSGYGVEFRQANVKDWGGADYQDLMKGVDQVIAMGVADPERLGVMGWSYGGFMTSWIVTQTHRFKVASAGAPVTNLMSFNGTADIPAFVPDYFGGQFWEAMELYQKHSAMFNIKGVTTPTMIQHGDADIRVPISQGYEFYNALRAQGVPTRMIVLPRQPHGPTEPKMQLAAMQANLDWFEKYLGGRPSSAAQ, encoded by the coding sequence ATGAAAACCTTAGCGAGAATCACCATCGCCTTTGTCGCCTGTGCGGCGGTCGCTTATGCGCAGACGAACTGGACGCCGGAGTTGCAGTTGAAAGTCAAGGCGGTCGGCGCGCCGCGCGTTTCGCCCGATGGCCGGCGCGTGGTCTACACCGTCAACGAAGCCGTGATGACAGCGGATCGCAGCGAATTCGTCTCGCAAATCTGGATGGCGACGACCGACGGCAAAGAAAACGTGCAGATCACCTTCGGCGATAAGTCTTCGAGCAATCCGAAATGGTCGCCCGACGGGAACTGGATTGCTTTCACATCGAGCCGCAAGGACAACAAAGAGAATCTCTACCTGCTGCGCGCCGGCGGCGGCGAGGCCGAGCCTTTGACAGACATCAAGAGCGGCGTCGCGGATTTCGAATGGTCGCCTGACGGTCGCTGGATCGCCTATGTGATGACCGACCCGAAGACCGAAGAGGAAGAGAAGAACGACAAAGGCAAGAACGATTTTCGCTGGGTCAACGAGAACGTCAAGATGGCGCGGCTCTATGTCATCCCTGTGGCCAGGGACGCCGATGGCAAGCGCACGCCGCGCCGGCTAACGACGGAGGACTACACCGTCAGCGGCATGGACTGGTCGCCCGACGGCTCGCGCATCATCTTCAGCCACACGCGGTCGCAGGTGGCCAACGATTGGACGACCGCTGACGTTTCGACGGTCGAAGTCGCCAGCGGCAAGGTCACGCTTTTCGCCGGCACGCCGGCTGCCGAATCCGCGCCGACTTTCTCTCCCGATGGCCAGTCGATTGCCATCGTCGTCAGCGACAACCCGCCGCGCTGGTCCGGGAGCAATAGGATCGAGATTTTCCCCGCGGGTGGCGGACAGCCGAAAGCCTTAACCGCCTCCCTCGACGGACAGCCAAATATCGCGGGCTGGTCGGCGGATGGCAAACGCATCTACTTCAGCGAAGCGAAGGGGACGGGGACGCAGGTTTATGCGATTGACGTGGCGACGAATCGGATCGAAGAGATCAAAGCCACGCCCGCCGTCTATGGTGCGCTCAATCTCAACCGCTCCGGCTCTATGTTCGGCTTTGTGCGACAGACTCCCGACGCGCCGCCCGAAGCGTTTGTGGCTTCGATTACGAACTTCGCGCCCACACAGGTCAGCCGCGCCAACGCCGATTTAAAGCTGCCGCCGCTTGGCCGAACCGAAGTGATCCGCTGGAAGTCCGCGGACGGCAAAGAGATCGAAGGCTTGCTGACTTACCCGGTTGGTTATCAATCAGGGCAAAAGGTGCCGCTGATCTTAAACATTCATGGCGGCCCCGCCGGGGTTTTCCAACAAACCTTCATCGGCGGGCGAGGCGTGTACCCGCTAGCGACCTTCGCCGCGCGCGGCTACGCCATCCTGCGCCCGAACCCGCGCGGCTCAAGCGGCTACGGGGTAGAGTTCCGCCAGGCCAATGTCAAAGACTGGGGCGGCGCGGATTATCAAGACTTGATGAAAGGCGTCGATCAGGTCATTGCGATGGGCGTCGCTGACCCTGAGCGTTTAGGGGTGATGGGCTGGAGCTATGGCGGGTTTATGACTTCGTGGATTGTCACGCAGACGCACCGCTTCAAGGTCGCGTCGGCGGGCGCGCCGGTAACCAACCTGATGAGCTTTAACGGCACGGCAGACATTCCGGCCTTCGTCCCTGATTATTTCGGCGGGCAGTTCTGGGAAGCGATGGAGCTTTATCAAAAGCACTCGGCGATGTTCAACATCAAAGGGGTGACGACGCCGACGATGATTCAACACGGCGACGCCGACATTCGCGTGCCGATCTCGCAAGGCTACGAATTCTACAACGCGCTCCGAGCGCAGGGCGTGCCGACGCGAATGATCGTCCTGCCGCGCCAGCCGCATGGCCCGACCGAGCCGAAGATGCAGCTGGCCGCGATGCAAGCCAATCTCGACTGGTTTGAAAAATACCTCGGCGGCAGACCGTCGAGCGCCGCGCAATGA
- a CDS encoding DUF420 domain-containing protein encodes MPVELIRFLPTLNAMLNGTSGLLLTVGFVFIRRRNIPAHRACMIAALVSSSLFLVSYLTYHYHAGTTRFAGTGAARTIYFIILTTHTILAAVIVPFVLVTATRALRGQFDRHRRVARWTLPMWLYVSVTGVIVYLMLYQWYPSRP; translated from the coding sequence ATGCCGGTTGAACTGATTCGCTTCCTGCCGACGCTCAACGCCATGCTGAACGGGACGAGCGGGTTGCTCTTAACGGTCGGCTTCGTCTTTATTCGCCGCCGCAACATTCCAGCGCACCGCGCCTGTATGATTGCGGCGCTGGTGTCGTCGTCGCTGTTTCTCGTCTCTTATCTGACCTACCACTACCACGCCGGCACGACACGCTTTGCCGGCACCGGCGCGGCGCGGACGATCTACTTCATTATTCTGACGACGCACACCATTCTTGCGGCGGTCATCGTGCCGTTCGTTCTGGTGACGGCGACGCGCGCCCTGCGCGGCCAGTTCGACCGCCACCGTCGAGTGGCGCGCTGGACGCTGCCGATGTGGCTCTACGTTTCAGTCACCGGCGTGATCGTCTACCTGATGCTTTATCAGTGGTACCCCTCGCGCCCGTGA
- a CDS encoding cytochrome c oxidase subunit 3: MRTTVTSEAGVKGASVSVGGAGGTARRGSGGGGNRPKPGGGDEPWPPGFTRDDAIEPSKFRIGMWVAMASILMLFVSLTSAYVLRQSKGLGDRRDWFPLQMPGVLWLTTAVLLASSVTIELARRALRRSRFGWFRLLISLTTLLGLGFLAGQLRAWLVMVNQGVYIYSHPHSSFFYILTSLHAVHLFGGIVALLIVTVAALRLRITRSKRNAVDVTVLYWHFMDALWIYLFVLLFFWKQ; encoded by the coding sequence ATGCGAACGACAGTCACCTCAGAAGCTGGAGTCAAAGGCGCAAGCGTCAGCGTGGGCGGCGCGGGCGGGACGGCGCGGCGCGGCTCAGGTGGCGGCGGCAATCGGCCAAAGCCCGGCGGCGGCGATGAGCCCTGGCCGCCCGGATTCACGCGCGACGACGCCATCGAGCCGAGCAAGTTCCGCATCGGCATGTGGGTGGCGATGGCCAGCATTCTCATGCTGTTCGTTTCGCTGACCAGCGCCTACGTCCTGCGCCAGTCGAAAGGGCTTGGCGACCGGCGCGATTGGTTCCCTTTGCAAATGCCCGGCGTCTTGTGGCTGACGACGGCGGTGCTGCTGGCAAGCAGCGTGACTATCGAGCTGGCACGCCGCGCCCTACGCCGCAGCCGCTTCGGCTGGTTCCGTTTATTGATCAGCCTGACGACGTTGCTCGGCCTCGGGTTTCTCGCCGGTCAGTTGCGGGCGTGGCTGGTGATGGTCAATCAGGGCGTTTATATTTACAGTCATCCACACAGCTCATTCTTTTACATCTTGACCAGCCTGCATGCGGTTCACCTGTTCGGCGGCATCGTCGCGCTGTTGATCGTCACCGTCGCGGCGCTCCGTTTGCGCATCACCCGCAGCAAACGCAACGCCGTGGACGTCACCGTCTTGTACTGGCACTTCATGGACGCGCTATGGATTTACCTTTTCGTGTTGCTGTTCTTCTGGAAGCAATGA
- a CDS encoding DUF4384 domain-containing protein: protein MKTKLLVFPLITLFAFTSLFEALLTAPASAFDSSGLYWDEPVAIKQPAKPKAGRRRTAARPPADKHGEELSPLLTIKYKLLERVAGGDGRMVDAAQTNFSVGDQLRLSLTPNQHGYLYVIHHSVDNNNNIVDQPHVIFPSPRINDGKNEVNKDETYVVPKFCPEFDDPKDCWWEITPPSGRDFFTVIFSRDEITDLPSSLSEADVTTNAKDAVAVKTLEAFNRERDANKQSVAHAKQIRFKSKRSTDEDGIFVQNTNRKDNEELIDTIELRHPSEVNDTEATRTRALFVKKRNDAMRVQFFKEGREVDPGDVFKAGDEVQVRYESNFNGYIYMVNITPTGEKRVIFPCARAAAINLVPGQIKTLPVSFDQEKGTEVLQVIMSRERIDFLEQAINGDCCENPEKCALGSSASSAAAELAATASKRQKGGIEVNNLVAVVPEAPSSGVRARGIKLAQGGSKGSAAYVAIENKPGTTGKLEQGNYAVFEIRLSHN, encoded by the coding sequence CCTTTTCGCATTCACCTCCTTATTCGAAGCACTGCTTACGGCGCCGGCCAGCGCCTTCGACAGCAGCGGCCTGTATTGGGACGAGCCGGTGGCGATCAAGCAACCGGCCAAGCCCAAGGCCGGGCGGCGGCGCACCGCGGCGCGCCCGCCGGCTGACAAGCACGGCGAGGAACTGTCGCCGCTTTTGACCATCAAGTACAAGTTGCTTGAGCGCGTCGCCGGCGGCGATGGCCGCATGGTTGACGCGGCGCAGACCAATTTCAGCGTCGGCGATCAATTGCGCCTTTCGCTGACGCCGAATCAGCACGGCTACCTTTACGTCATTCATCACAGCGTCGACAACAACAACAACATCGTTGACCAGCCGCACGTCATCTTCCCGAGCCCGCGCATCAACGACGGCAAGAACGAAGTCAACAAGGACGAAACTTACGTCGTGCCGAAGTTCTGCCCGGAGTTTGACGATCCGAAAGATTGCTGGTGGGAGATTACGCCGCCTTCGGGGCGCGATTTCTTCACGGTGATCTTCAGCCGCGACGAGATTACCGACCTGCCCAGCAGCCTCTCGGAAGCCGACGTGACGACCAACGCCAAAGACGCCGTTGCCGTCAAGACGCTCGAAGCCTTCAATCGAGAGCGGGACGCCAACAAGCAGAGCGTCGCGCACGCCAAGCAGATTCGCTTCAAGTCGAAGCGCTCGACCGACGAGGATGGCATCTTCGTCCAGAACACCAACCGCAAGGACAACGAAGAGCTGATCGATACGATTGAGCTGCGCCATCCGTCTGAGGTCAACGACACAGAGGCGACGCGCACCCGCGCCCTGTTCGTCAAGAAACGCAACGACGCCATGCGGGTGCAGTTCTTCAAAGAAGGCCGCGAAGTTGATCCGGGCGATGTCTTTAAGGCCGGCGATGAAGTGCAGGTGCGCTACGAGAGCAACTTCAACGGCTACATCTACATGGTCAACATCACGCCGACCGGCGAGAAGCGCGTCATTTTCCCGTGCGCGCGGGCGGCGGCAATTAACCTGGTGCCGGGGCAGATCAAGACCCTGCCCGTAAGCTTTGACCAGGAGAAGGGCACCGAAGTCTTGCAGGTCATCATGTCGCGCGAGCGCATCGATTTTCTGGAGCAGGCCATCAACGGCGACTGCTGCGAGAATCCTGAAAAGTGCGCCCTGGGCTCTTCGGCGTCGAGCGCCGCGGCCGAGCTGGCGGCGACGGCGTCGAAGCGCCAGAAAGGCGGCATCGAAGTCAACAACCTGGTCGCCGTCGTTCCCGAAGCGCCCTCAAGCGGCGTGCGGGCGCGCGGCATCAAGCTGGCTCAGGGGGGCAGCAAGGGCAGCGCCGCCTATGTCGCCATCGAGAATAAGCCGGGCACGACCGGCAAGCTTGAGCAGGGCAACTACGCGGTCTTCGAGATTCGCTTGAGCCACAACTGA